The Thalassotalea sp. HSM 43 genome window below encodes:
- a CDS encoding sigma 54-interacting transcriptional regulator, giving the protein MTIDCQQQLLQQAVSAIGEVQVYLDSRGQIVTANQSALSLLAPVGVDIIGQPWPTLIRMREDLSSRHAEQFIDAAIKVDTLTKLQPIAVQCANNASVLLDGIIAPMHYDDMERGAVLFLRQLTRLDHLPMGLANHIGDENKSVSGILLLSPDNFNQVNIEYGREIGDKVLYGIGDFLRKFARPGDLASHYGGTIYMLMFYDTNEEQMLNMSSRLQTLLHEHRFAGLNQSLSFSCGLALNSQEVSYSPIELFYYANFSLSNALETGGNQLNQWQHQNTLTQIGNLDKISGKVSQTTDGDYQKMLMQWSIINQQGDNARKEEFIESTLAHLCHGFELDQSGYYEIVDSGNGVTSKLLCAIDQQGQPVEHAGLTISDTQLQFLASVENASSDYRVFTSVLANSGTQSIVGVYDEERLLGCLSLINHSGMSIQKRDHHVLCHIADFIAMTLTKLGHSDTAVVSQNKNHVPNFWFNSMSMHKLMDELQLVAPTNATVLITGESGTGKEMLAKSLHHFSDRKDQPFVIFDCGTVVENLVESELFGHVKGAFTGASKASTGAIAKADGGTLFLDEIGELPLEMQVKLLRFVQEKQYSQVGSSDIKRVDVRLVAATNVDLKERIKQGLFREDLYYRLDVFNLKNIPLRQRSDDILLIASSYLQVYNREYNKGITGFTADAKQALLDYPWPGNIRELKNLIHRAVILCSEQQLGCAHLGLYHSGENVIDTEPEHTQSSVQRENTHFTNNQADIAGVALPSVSYMSASNSNAMHGEAAQSNVAYAPATAHNLAAHSPVPHSPAPLNTPSASHSAVSSYSPNTVAFMFDQGVEQALTELVFAISDVTLPYQKLPPVASYLEYALYQYAMNQCQQVVLQSANVLLLPEATFRRRWQKLQQLPEVQDYKLLGLINHISESLMRMPLAEPRVDLMQRLLAKAALDSGLAANRACQLLAMSAPTFRKLKHRLAA; this is encoded by the coding sequence ATGACCATTGATTGCCAACAACAATTATTACAACAAGCGGTTTCTGCTATTGGTGAGGTACAGGTTTATCTCGACAGTCGTGGTCAAATCGTTACTGCCAATCAATCGGCATTATCACTTTTAGCGCCGGTGGGTGTCGACATTATCGGTCAACCATGGCCGACATTGATTCGTATGCGTGAAGATTTAAGTTCTCGCCACGCCGAGCAGTTTATCGACGCCGCGATTAAAGTTGATACCTTAACTAAATTGCAACCCATCGCGGTACAGTGTGCGAATAATGCCAGTGTTTTGCTCGACGGTATTATTGCGCCTATGCATTACGATGATATGGAACGCGGTGCGGTTTTATTTCTTAGACAACTGACTCGCCTTGATCATTTACCTATGGGATTGGCGAATCATATTGGTGATGAAAACAAAAGTGTATCGGGAATCTTGTTATTAAGCCCAGATAACTTCAACCAAGTTAATATTGAATATGGCCGTGAAATCGGTGACAAGGTTTTGTATGGCATAGGTGACTTTTTACGAAAGTTTGCTCGCCCTGGCGATTTAGCATCGCATTATGGCGGTACCATCTATATGTTGATGTTTTATGATACCAACGAAGAGCAAATGCTGAACATGAGCAGTCGTTTGCAGACGTTATTGCATGAGCATCGTTTTGCCGGATTGAATCAATCATTGTCGTTCAGTTGCGGCTTGGCATTGAATAGCCAAGAAGTCAGCTATTCGCCAATTGAATTGTTTTATTATGCCAACTTTTCGTTATCGAATGCCTTGGAGACCGGTGGCAATCAACTAAACCAATGGCAGCATCAAAATACCTTAACGCAAATAGGTAATCTGGATAAAATTTCCGGAAAAGTATCGCAAACCACCGATGGCGATTATCAAAAGATGTTGATGCAGTGGAGTATTATCAACCAACAAGGTGATAACGCCCGTAAAGAAGAGTTTATTGAAAGTACCCTAGCTCACCTATGTCATGGCTTTGAACTCGACCAAAGTGGTTATTATGAAATCGTTGATAGCGGCAATGGCGTCACCAGTAAGTTGTTGTGTGCCATAGACCAACAAGGTCAACCTGTTGAGCATGCTGGGTTAACCATCAGTGATACACAACTGCAATTTTTGGCGTCGGTAGAAAATGCCAGTTCAGACTATCGAGTGTTTACCTCGGTATTGGCCAACTCAGGCACGCAATCAATCGTTGGTGTCTATGATGAAGAGCGGCTATTAGGCTGTTTGTCATTGATAAACCATTCCGGTATGAGTATTCAAAAGCGCGACCATCATGTGTTGTGTCATATCGCAGACTTTATTGCCATGACCTTAACCAAACTAGGTCACAGTGATACCGCTGTCGTTAGTCAAAATAAAAACCATGTACCAAATTTTTGGTTTAATTCGATGTCGATGCATAAGTTAATGGATGAGCTGCAACTGGTGGCACCGACCAATGCGACAGTCCTAATTACGGGTGAATCGGGTACTGGTAAAGAGATGTTGGCTAAGAGCTTGCACCATTTTTCCGATCGAAAAGATCAACCTTTTGTTATTTTTGATTGCGGTACCGTGGTAGAAAATTTGGTCGAAAGTGAGTTGTTCGGTCATGTTAAAGGCGCGTTTACTGGCGCCAGTAAGGCCTCTACTGGTGCGATCGCTAAGGCGGATGGTGGTACCTTATTCTTGGATGAAATTGGTGAATTACCTCTGGAAATGCAAGTTAAATTACTGCGTTTTGTTCAGGAAAAACAATATTCGCAAGTCGGCTCAAGTGATATTAAACGCGTCGATGTGCGTTTGGTTGCGGCAACTAATGTCGATTTAAAAGAGCGAATTAAGCAAGGTTTGTTTAGAGAAGATCTTTATTACCGCCTAGATGTGTTCAACCTAAAAAATATTCCCCTGCGCCAGCGCAGTGACGATATTTTGTTAATCGCATCGTCTTACTTGCAAGTATACAATCGTGAGTACAATAAAGGCATTACGGGTTTCACCGCCGATGCCAAACAAGCATTATTAGATTACCCTTGGCCGGGTAATATACGAGAATTGAAAAACTTAATTCACAGAGCGGTAATTTTATGTTCTGAGCAACAACTTGGTTGCGCTCATCTTGGCTTATACCATAGCGGTGAAAACGTCATTGATACTGAGCCTGAGCACACGCAGTCGTCTGTTCAGCGCGAGAACACTCATTTTACTAATAATCAGGCTGATATTGCTGGCGTAGCACTGCCTAGTGTTTCGTATATGAGTGCGTCCAATAGCAATGCCATGCATGGCGAGGCAGCACAATCCAATGTGGCGTATGCTCCGGCGACCGCACATAACTTGGCAGCGCATAGCCCTGTACCGCATAGCCCAGCACCGCTTAACACGCCATCTGCCAGTCATTCAGCAGTATCAAGCTATTCGCCAAACACTGTAGCCTTTATGTTTGACCAAGGTGTTGAACAAGCATTGACGGAATTGGTTTTTGCCATTAGTGATGTGACCTTGCCGTATCAAAAACTGCCACCGGTAGCGAGCTATCTTGAATACGCGCTGTATCAATACGCGATGAATCAGTGCCAGCAGGTTGTGTTGCAATCGGCGAATGTTCTATTGCTGCCAGAGGCAACTTTTAGACGTCGTTGGCAAAAGCTTCAGCAATTGCCCGAGGTACAAGATTATAAGTTGCTAGGGTTGATTAATCACATCTCTGAATCGCTTATGCGCATGCCATTGGCAGAGCCTAGAGTGGATTTGATGCAACGTTTATTGGCTAAAGCGGCGTTAGATAGTGGTTTGGCAGCCAATAGGGCGTGTCAATTATTGGCGATGTCGGCACCGACATTTCGAAAGCTAAAGCATCGATTGGCGGCTTAA
- a CDS encoding TIGR02922 family protein encodes MAKVIQRKVTILYYDITSLQLKHAIETFPQKDGGRVVIDEEFKKGKSIIAVCDGEVTVLNKIGDRIDDER; translated from the coding sequence ATGGCTAAAGTTATCCAGCGAAAAGTAACCATTCTTTATTACGACATAACCTCTTTACAACTAAAACACGCCATTGAGACATTTCCTCAAAAAGATGGCGGTCGAGTCGTTATTGATGAGGAATTTAAGAAAGGTAAATCCATTATTGCAGTATGTGATGGTGAAGTAACCGTTCTTAACAAGATAGGTGACCGAATAGACGACGAACGCTGA